One Rhinopithecus roxellana isolate Shanxi Qingling chromosome 7, ASM756505v1, whole genome shotgun sequence DNA segment encodes these proteins:
- the KCNE5 gene encoding potassium voltage-gated channel subfamily E regulatory beta subunit 5, with translation MNCSESQRLRTLLSRLLLELHHRGNASGLGAGPGPSMGMGVVPDPFVGREVTSAKGDDAYLYILLIMIFYACLAGGLILAYTRSRKLVEAKDEPSQASAEHEWAPGGALAADAETAAGSPAEGCRQLAPGGLPALAQGAERV, from the coding sequence ATGAACTGCAGCGAGAGCCAGAGGCTGCGAACCCTTCTGAGCCGCCTGTTGCTCGAGCTGCACCATCGGGGTAACGCCAGCGGCTTGGGCGCAGGCCCTGGCCCCAGCATGGGCATGGGGGTCGTGCCTGACCCTTTCGTGGGCCGCGAAGTGACCAGCGCCAAGGGCGACGACGCCTATCTCTACATCCTGCTCATCATGATCTTCTACGCCTGCTTGGCCGGAGGCCTCATCCTGGCCTACACCCGCTCCCGTAAGCTCGTCGAGGCCAAGGACGAGCCGTCCCAGGCTAGCGCCGAGCACGAATGGGCCCCAGGAGGCGCCCTGGCCGCCGACGCCGAGACTGCCGCGGGCTCCCCGGCCGAGGGCTGCCGCCAGCTTGCCCCCGGGGGGCTGCCTGCCCTCGCCCAGGGGGCTGAGCGGGTCTAA